GGACAAAGGGAGACCCATTCCGCTGGTCCCTCATAATCTTCCTGTCTAGACCCTTGCCACCTTGTCCACTTACGGTTACCATCAGCCGCGCCCGGCACCCGCCGGGAGTGACAAGAAAACGGGGGGAGTGGCGACGACGAATCGCCACCATATCGGGAGGGTAGATGTCCATGTTGTCACGACGTAGGCTTATTGGGACCGTCGCGTGCGTCGTCACCATCGCCCTCGGGCTGGCCGGCTGCGGATCGAGCTCGAAGAACACGGCCGGAGGTACGACCAACACCACGACCGGTAACAAGGCGACCGGATCGCCCCTTGTTGTCGGATTGATTTGCTCCTGCAGCGGGAACCCACTCGCGAACAACCTCTCAGAGCGTGTCTACCAGGCCTTCGTCAGCTGGGCGAACGACAACGGCGGGATCGAGGGACATCCGATCCAGCTGATCACAGAAAACGACAACTTCGTTCCGGCCACATCAATCAGCGAGGTGCACACTCTCGTGGCCGACCACATCGTGGCCCTTGTCGACGAGTCGCAGTTCGACATCACCTGGGCGTCGTACATCCAGTCGACCGGAATCCCGGTGATCGGCGCACAGACGGCATCCGAGCCGTTCTTCCAGAACCCGGACTTCTTTGCCGAGGCCATGACCGAGGACGCGCTGTTCACCGCGGTCATCTCGACAGGGAAATCGCAGGGCGCCAAGACCATCGGTGAGCTCTACTGCGCCGAGTCGGTGATCTGCCAGCAGGGGATCGCCCCGTTCAAGGCGGCCGGCCAGGCTTTGGGCGTATCGGTGCCCCTCTTCGCATCGATCTCGGCTACTGCGCCGAGCTACGCCTCGCAGTGCATCGCCGCACAGCAGGCTCACGTAGACGCGCTGTACGTCGCCGACGCGTCGACGGTCATAGCCAGGGTGGCGCAGAACTGCACCCAGCAGGGCTACAAGCCGATGTACCTGATCGACGGTGAGAGCCTGTCCCCGTTCCTGCCGACAACACCGGGGATCAGCGAGAACCTCGCGGCTCCGGTGCCCGGTCTTCCCTACTTCGCGACCGACCAGCCGGTTGTCAAGACGATGGTCGACGCGCTGAACAAGTACGCACCGGGCCTGCAGTCCGACCCCAACTACAACGAGGTGGTGTCCGAGGCTTGGCCGGCGGGGATCATGCTCCAGGCGGCAGCCAAGGCGGGCGGGCTGACATCGAGCACCACTCCCACGGCAACGCTGCTCCAGAACGGGCTGCACTCGTTCAACGGGGAAACCCTCGGCGGCTGGGCGCCGCCGCTGACCTTCAAGGCGGGCCAGGCCAACCCGGTGCACTGCTGGTTCGTCTCGGCGTTGAAGAACGGGGTGTACAGCATGCCTCAGGGCCAAACCCCACAGTGCATGAAATAGCTCGAGTCAGTTGCACTCGCCTCAGTTGACCCGGCCGGCCGTGATCGTTCGCTCTAGCCGACGTTCACGGCCGGAGCTACCGGCCGGCCCATAGAGGAGTTCTTGTCGTGCACGGCTTCTTGCCCTTCATTGTCATCGGGCTGGCGACCGGAGCCGTCTACGGCCTCGGCGGCATGGGCCTGGTCCTCACCTACAAGACGTCGGGGATATTCAACGTCGGCTACGGGGCGGTTGCAGCCGCCGACGTCTTCGTCTTCTATTTCCTTCGCGTCAACGAGGGCCTCTCTTGGCCGCTCACCGCCGCCATCTGCCTGCTGGTGGTGGCTCCGGTACTCGGCTTGCTGCTGGAAGTCCTGGCCCGGTCGCTTCACAACGCGACGGAAACGGTGAAGGTGGTCGCGACAGTCGGCCTCATACTGATCGTGGAGGCGATCGGTTATCTCTGGAATCCGTACCAGGCGCCCACGTTCCCCTACATCCTCCCTCAGTCGACGGTGAGGATGCTCGGGGTCAACGTCACCTGGGCCAACATCATCATCTTCCTCTTCTCGGTGGTCTCCGCAGCCGTCTTGTACTGGTTCTTCCGGTCGGTCCGGCTGGGCGTCGTCATGCGCGGGGTGGTCGACAATCCCGACCTGGTCTCGATGAGCGGCGACGACCCGGTGCTGGTCCGGCGGTGGGCGTGGGTGATCGGAACCGTCTTCGCGGCCGTTGCCGGGCTCATGCTGGCGCCGGCGTTGCCCGTCGACGGCGTGACGCTTCCTACGGCGATCTTCGCCACGTTCGGAGCCGCCGCCATCGGCTATTTCACCAGCCTTCCGTGGACCTTCGTCGGCGGCCTCGTGGTCGGTATCGCCACGGCGATCCTGGACAAGTACTCGGCGAGGGCGGTTTGGATCGGGGGCTTCGCACCGGCCCTGCCGTTCGTAATCCTTTTCCTCGTGCTGATTGTCACCCCCCGCGCCCGGCTCGCGACAAGGCGATTCAGCGCCCAGAGGCGGACCCGGGTCTCGTACCACGCTCCGCTGAGGGTCCGCCTCGTTACCGGCGCTGTGGCGGTAGCGCTGCTGGCCATGGTGCCATCGATGCAGGCCGGGAAGATCGCCATGTGGTCGAACGCTCTGATCACGATGATCCTCTTTCTCTCGCTCGGGCTGCTGGTGCGCCGTTCCGGGCAGATCTCGCTTTGCCAGTTCGCCTTCGCTGCGGTCGGGGCCGCGGCCTTCGGCCACATCGCCTCAGCTCACGTCCCATGGCTGTTCGCCCTGATCCTCGCCACCCTGGTCGCTGTGCCCGTCGGCGCGTTGATCGCCATCCCCGCCATCCGAGTGTCCGGCGTGTTCCTGGCACTCGCCACGCTCGGATTCGGGATCCTGATGGAGCAGGCTCTCTACACCAGGTCCTTCCTGTTCGGCGACACGACCCTCGGCACCAACGACCCCCGCCCACACATTTCCGTCTTCGGGCTCGACCTGTCGAGCGACAAGGGCTTCTACTACCTCCTGCTGCTCATCGTCGTGCTCGTCGTGCTCGTCTACTCGGCCATCGGCAGCGGACGGCTCGGACGGCTCCTCGAGGGCATGGCTGACTCCGAGCTTGCCCTCGAGACCAACGGAGCGAGCTCGAGCACGTTGAAGGTGATCGTCTTCTGCATCTCGGCGGCCATCGCGTCGCTGGCCGGTGCCCTGACCGGGATGCTCTACCAGTACGCGGTCGGGACCTACTTCCCGTCGTTCGGCTCGTTGAGCCTCGTGGCTCTGGTGGTCATCATCACCGTCGGCGACCCGTGGTTCGCCGTGATGGGTTCCATCGGCTACGCGGTGATCCCCGGTTACATATCCGGGAACACGGTCACCTACGTCCTGACCATGCTCTTCGGAGTCGGCGCCATCACCGCCGCGCACGGGACCACAAGGGCGGCGACGATGCCGATGCGAATCCGGGCGGCACTCGACCGGCTCGGGGGCCGGACGACCCCGGAGGCGCTGACTCCGCTGACGGTCGAGGCACCGCCCGGGCCGCGCATTGCCGTCCAGCGCGCCGAGCGGCCCGAGGCCGTTCG
This window of the Acidimicrobiales bacterium genome carries:
- a CDS encoding ABC transporter substrate-binding protein, encoding MLSRRRLIGTVACVVTIALGLAGCGSSSKNTAGGTTNTTTGNKATGSPLVVGLICSCSGNPLANNLSERVYQAFVSWANDNGGIEGHPIQLITENDNFVPATSISEVHTLVADHIVALVDESQFDITWASYIQSTGIPVIGAQTASEPFFQNPDFFAEAMTEDALFTAVISTGKSQGAKTIGELYCAESVICQQGIAPFKAAGQALGVSVPLFASISATAPSYASQCIAAQQAHVDALYVADASTVIARVAQNCTQQGYKPMYLIDGESLSPFLPTTPGISENLAAPVPGLPYFATDQPVVKTMVDALNKYAPGLQSDPNYNEVVSEAWPAGIMLQAAAKAGGLTSSTTPTATLLQNGLHSFNGETLGGWAPPLTFKAGQANPVHCWFVSALKNGVYSMPQGQTPQCMK
- a CDS encoding branched-chain amino acid ABC transporter permease/ATP-binding protein, with amino-acid sequence MHGFLPFIVIGLATGAVYGLGGMGLVLTYKTSGIFNVGYGAVAAADVFVFYFLRVNEGLSWPLTAAICLLVVAPVLGLLLEVLARSLHNATETVKVVATVGLILIVEAIGYLWNPYQAPTFPYILPQSTVRMLGVNVTWANIIIFLFSVVSAAVLYWFFRSVRLGVVMRGVVDNPDLVSMSGDDPVLVRRWAWVIGTVFAAVAGLMLAPALPVDGVTLPTAIFATFGAAAIGYFTSLPWTFVGGLVVGIATAILDKYSARAVWIGGFAPALPFVILFLVLIVTPRARLATRRFSAQRRTRVSYHAPLRVRLVTGAVAVALLAMVPSMQAGKIAMWSNALITMILFLSLGLLVRRSGQISLCQFAFAAVGAAAFGHIASAHVPWLFALILATLVAVPVGALIAIPAIRVSGVFLALATLGFGILMEQALYTRSFLFGDTTLGTNDPRPHISVFGLDLSSDKGFYYLLLLIVVLVVLVYSAIGSGRLGRLLEGMADSELALETNGASSSTLKVIVFCISAAIASLAGALTGMLYQYAVGTYFPSFGSLSLVALVVIITVGDPWFAVMGSIGYAVIPGYISGNTVTYVLTMLFGVGAITAAHGTTRAATMPMRIRAALDRLGGRTTPEALTPLTVEAPPGPRIAVQRAERPEAVRTGSAQPGSAPEGLEVRDLSVHFGGVKAVNGVSLSAPMGRITGLVGPNGAGKTTIFNACSGLNRPTAGRIFLHGAEVTGEGPAARARRGLGRTFQRTELFNSLTVRQNIALGREAPMAGVNPLAMVFASRAGGRLVADATDDALTLTGTRWLADVQVGLLPIGQRRLVELARTLAGPFDVLLLDEPSSGLDGRETHQFGQVLQTVIAERGCGILLVEHDMTLVREVCDYVHVLDFGIQIFEGTPEEMHASGAVRAAYLGDTAAVGAGRDAYEDGLQSIPSME